Proteins co-encoded in one Pirellulales bacterium genomic window:
- a CDS encoding DegT/DnrJ/EryC1/StrS family aminotransferase has protein sequence MHVASADEHPLPDPQTAGVPLIDMSRQYRPLAQEITDAVGRVLASGRFVLGPDCQALEKAIASYVHVPHAIACASGSDAILLALMALDVGPGDEVIVPSYTFFATASAVARLGAKPVFVDIDPATFNIDAALVEKACTPRTKAIMPVHLFGQCADMDAIQSIATKRNLPVVEDAAQAIGAEFKHKPAGSIGDVGCFSFYPTKNLGGPGDGGMLSTRRQDLADRLRLLHQHGMAPRYYHQVLGINSRLDSLQAAVLNVKLPHLDRWTAQRQLQARRYHELFATAGLAQVLTLPVEAAEGRHVWNQYIVRVPDGKRDALREHLAKHKIGSEIYYPVALHQQQCFAYLGYGPGSLPKTEAATRETLALPIFPELTFSEQQFVVSKVAAFFGVGQPQRVPAPKFLKHAHGVEEKTGNRKPL, from the coding sequence ACCGACGCCGTAGGGCGCGTGCTCGCCTCCGGGCGCTTCGTGCTGGGACCTGACTGCCAGGCGCTCGAGAAAGCAATCGCCAGCTACGTTCACGTTCCGCATGCGATCGCCTGCGCGTCAGGGAGCGATGCCATTTTGCTTGCGCTCATGGCGCTCGATGTCGGTCCTGGCGACGAAGTGATCGTGCCCAGCTACACGTTCTTCGCCACGGCTTCCGCGGTCGCGCGGCTGGGGGCGAAGCCGGTCTTCGTCGACATCGATCCGGCCACGTTCAACATCGATGCGGCGCTCGTCGAGAAAGCATGTACGCCGCGCACCAAGGCGATCATGCCGGTACACCTGTTCGGGCAGTGCGCCGACATGGATGCCATCCAATCGATTGCTACCAAGCGCAACTTGCCTGTCGTCGAAGACGCGGCTCAGGCGATCGGGGCCGAATTCAAGCACAAGCCGGCCGGCAGCATCGGGGACGTCGGCTGCTTTAGCTTCTACCCGACTAAAAATCTCGGCGGCCCGGGCGATGGCGGCATGCTGTCGACGCGCCGGCAGGACCTGGCCGACCGTTTGCGATTGTTGCACCAGCACGGCATGGCGCCGCGCTATTATCACCAGGTACTCGGCATCAACAGCCGCTTGGACTCACTGCAGGCCGCGGTGTTGAACGTCAAGCTGCCGCATCTCGATCGGTGGACGGCCCAGCGGCAATTGCAGGCGCGCCGCTACCACGAACTGTTCGCCACCGCCGGCCTGGCCCAGGTTCTCACGCTGCCAGTCGAGGCCGCTGAAGGACGCCATGTCTGGAATCAATACATCGTCCGTGTGCCCGATGGAAAGCGCGACGCGCTGCGCGAGCATCTGGCGAAGCACAAAATCGGCTCCGAGATTTATTACCCGGTGGCCCTGCACCAGCAACAGTGCTTTGCCTATTTGGGTTATGGTCCTGGTAGCCTTCCCAAGACCGAAGCGGCGACGCGCGAGACGCTAGCTCTGCCGATTTTCCCGGAACTGACCTTCTCCGAGCAGCAGTTCGTGGTCAGCAAGGTCGCGGCCTTCTTCGGCGTTGGACAGCCGCAGCGCGTGCCGGCGCCCAAGTTTCTCAAGCACGCCCACGGCGTCGAAGAAAAGACGGGAAATCGCAAGCCGCTGTGA
- a CDS encoding DUF1207 domain-containing protein encodes MFQSREVGPRAAVLLAAIFVAVQAVAAHAQEPYRLPDVSILARQPESIPPGASSSGAYPPVTLPPNASAVPSGPGLLPPGIGAAPPGVGAAPSGAAGLEESITLGNPTPLTGQPVRPPSQGEIGRAWGPSSELPWSWHFLPTGLMYRSYLAGVKEPRLGTAWLTDSSLGPYHDTRLNTPQVGTVWDSTLGARVGILRYGTPNAYRPEGFQIDLTGSAQPRLNPFGESTPLLSCDYTIGIPITYARGKWQYKTGYNHLSSHMGDELLINNPSLLSQRINYVRDSIMLGVGCYVTDNLRLFGEFDYAIGLGGGSEPVELQWGADYSPARPGGAPFFAVYGDQRQELKYGGFFVVQAGWQWRGGLALSTFRIGLQYINGKSSQWEFFNTFEQRVGWGIWYDF; translated from the coding sequence ATGTTCCAATCACGCGAAGTCGGTCCGCGCGCAGCGGTACTGCTGGCCGCCATTTTTGTGGCGGTGCAGGCCGTGGCGGCACATGCACAAGAGCCCTACCGGCTCCCCGACGTCAGCATTCTGGCGCGGCAGCCGGAATCCATACCGCCCGGCGCGTCGTCGTCGGGCGCGTATCCACCGGTCACGTTGCCGCCGAATGCGAGCGCGGTGCCCTCGGGCCCTGGATTGTTGCCGCCGGGCATCGGTGCAGCTCCTCCTGGTGTCGGCGCAGCTCCGTCCGGGGCCGCGGGCCTCGAAGAATCGATCACGCTAGGCAATCCCACGCCGCTCACCGGCCAGCCGGTTCGGCCGCCGAGTCAGGGCGAGATCGGCCGTGCTTGGGGACCCAGTAGCGAGCTGCCGTGGTCGTGGCATTTTCTGCCCACGGGCCTGATGTACCGCTCTTACCTGGCGGGCGTGAAAGAACCGCGATTAGGTACGGCGTGGCTGACGGATTCTTCGCTTGGACCGTATCACGACACGCGACTCAATACGCCTCAGGTCGGCACCGTCTGGGATTCGACGCTGGGTGCCCGCGTCGGCATTCTGCGGTACGGCACGCCGAACGCGTATCGCCCGGAAGGTTTTCAGATCGATCTCACCGGATCGGCGCAGCCGCGCTTGAATCCCTTCGGCGAAAGCACGCCGCTATTGTCCTGCGATTACACGATCGGAATACCGATCACGTACGCTCGTGGCAAGTGGCAGTATAAGACCGGCTACAATCATCTGAGCTCGCACATGGGTGACGAGCTGTTGATCAACAATCCCTCCCTCCTCTCGCAGCGCATTAACTATGTCCGCGACTCGATCATGCTGGGCGTGGGCTGCTACGTGACGGACAATCTACGGCTGTTTGGCGAATTCGATTATGCCATCGGCCTGGGGGGCGGCTCAGAGCCGGTCGAGTTGCAATGGGGCGCCGATTACAGCCCCGCTCGACCCGGTGGCGCGCCGTTCTTTGCCGTCTACGGCGATCAGCGGCAGGAGCTCAAATACGGCGGCTTCTTCGTCGTGCAGGCCGGCTGGCAATGGCGCGGCGGTTTGGCGCTGAGCACCTTCCGCATCGGCCTGCAGTACATCAACGGCAAGAGCTCGCAGTGGGAATTCTTCAACACCTTCGAGCAGCGCGTCGGCTGGGGCATCTGGTACGACTTCTAA